Genomic DNA from Thermoplasmata archaeon:
GGAATCACCATCAACATCTGGGGTCTTGCAGTATTCTGCTGCTTTTGTGTCGCTCAGGCCCTTGCTCTTCCAGTATTGAAATTCCTGTGCATCAAGCCATTGGTCAGTGTCCGTGTCGTTGCTCAGTGGGTTTAGGCCGAGGGTGTATTCTACGCTGTCTTTTAGGCCGTCAGCATCACTGTCTGGACTCCAGGGGTCTGTGTTTGTAATCAGAATTTCTTCGCCATCACTCAAACCAT
This window encodes:
- a CDS encoding calcium-binding protein → GLSDGEEILITNTDPWSPDSDADGLKDSVEYTLGLNPLSNDTDTDQWLDAQEFQYWKSKGLSDTKAAEYCKTPDVDGDSITDYQEVFGYNVKIIT